The DNA window AATCATTCTGTTTTACCCACACAAACAGCACAACAGACACTAAAACTGATGGATAAAAACTGGAAATCTTTCTTCCAATCAATTAAAGACTGGAAGAAGAACCCAGAAAATTACTATTCAAAACCCAACCCACCAAAATATAAAAAGAAAAATGGCGAAAATATTCTCTCTTTCACAAACCAACAGTGTAAGATAAAAAAAGGAGTCCTCAAGTTCCCGAAGAAAACGAACCTGCAAGTAGAAACTCGTCTTACAGATGACACTAAACTAAATCAAGTTCGAATTCTTCCTATGGGAGTTGGTTATAAGTGTGAAATTGTTTACGAGAAGGATTTAGAAACACCAGATCCAAACGAAGAAAACATCGCCAGTATCGACTTGGGTATTAATAATATCGTCACTATGGTGAATAACATCGGTGAAAAACCGATTGTTATTAAGGGCGGAGTCGCAAAATCAATAAACCAGTTCTACAACAAAAAAGCTGGAAAACTAAAATCTATTTATGATAAATTAGGCATCAAAAACAGCAAAAAACTGAAAAAACTATACCATAAATATAAAATGAAAATCAATGACTTCTTCCATAAAGCAAGTAAAAGAGTTATTGATTTTTGTGTCAAACACAACATCGGCACACTAGTCATTGGATATAACGAAGGGTGGAAACAAGAAGTGTATATGGGTAAGCGTAATAACCAAAAGTTCACACAGATTCCATTTCATAGACTTCTTGAACAACTAAAATACAAAGCCGAAGATGTTGGATTGAAAGTAATTGAGCAAGAAGAATCCTACACATCGAAGTGTTC is part of the Methanohalobium evestigatum Z-7303 genome and encodes:
- a CDS encoding RNA-guided endonuclease InsQ/TnpB family protein; translation: MVKRTETIYLNYDKNLSWLCHISKNLYNQANFIVKQSLNDEGDWVRYEELNKQLKGTENHSVLPTQTAQQTLKLMDKNWKSFFQSIKDWKKNPENYYSKPNPPKYKKKNGENILSFTNQQCKIKKGVLKFPKKTNLQVETRLTDDTKLNQVRILPMGVGYKCEIVYEKDLETPDPNEENIASIDLGINNIVTMVNNIGEKPIVIKGGVAKSINQFYNKKAGKLKSIYDKLGIKNSKKLKKLYHKYKMKINDFFHKASKRVIDFCVKHNIGTLVIGYNEGWKQEVYMGKRNNQKFTQIPFHRLLEQLKYKAEDVGLKVIEQEESYTSKCSFLDGEPVERRTSYLGKRIKRGLFRSSNGTIINADVNGAYNIMKKAIPDLDGIEGVALHPVSISHECD